A portion of the Bacteroidia bacterium genome contains these proteins:
- a CDS encoding GH3 auxin-responsive promoter family protein produces the protein FLPMQDIGKENPKTLSLEEVDTQTHYALIISTSAGLWRYLLGDTIKFTSLHPFRFKITGRTKHFINAFGEEVIVDNAESALKVACEKTGAVIKEYTAAPVYISDSASGAHEWLIEFEKKPESLDYFTEILDNALKSINSDYEAKRYHDMILKKPLVHAASEGAFYNWLKQKNKLGGQYKIPRLSNDRKYLEEILSGMNR, from the coding sequence AATTTTTACCGATGCAAGACATTGGCAAAGAAAATCCGAAAACGCTTTCGCTGGAAGAAGTAGATACGCAAACACATTATGCACTCATTATTTCCACGAGCGCCGGTTTGTGGCGTTATTTGCTGGGCGATACAATAAAATTTACGTCGCTGCATCCATTTCGATTTAAAATAACTGGTCGTACCAAACATTTTATCAATGCTTTTGGCGAAGAAGTAATTGTGGACAATGCAGAAAGTGCGTTAAAAGTAGCTTGCGAAAAAACGGGCGCTGTGATAAAAGAATATACAGCCGCTCCTGTTTACATCAGCGACAGCGCAAGTGGAGCGCATGAATGGCTCATCGAATTTGAAAAAAAACCGGAGAGCTTGGATTATTTTACGGAGATTTTAGACAATGCTTTGAAATCCATTAATTCTGATTACGAAGCCAAACGTTACCACGATATGATATTGAAGAAACCATTGGTACACGCTGCTTCTGAAGGTGCTTTTTATAATTGGTTGAAGCAAAAAAATAAATTGGGCGGACAATATAAAATTCCGCGACTCTCCAACGATCGGAAATATTTAGAAGAAATTTTAAGCGGAATGAACCGTTAA
- a CDS encoding acyltransferase gives MLKENKSTYLPNLDGLRFLGSLFIILFHIENLKMNLGTPVINWFAYFHPLGNLDVTLFFVLSGFIITYLLLKEKERTETINLKNFYIRRILKIWPLYFFIVFIGLFVLPHFDFYFYHDYSTCVGNHFSMLLVSCLFFFPPLIQSLHFSIGAIWTIRVEEFFYLFWPILLKNKKNYMKLFFIVIGISLVLRNGYFVIILMEKYFHVDFFYLQHSAKKIFNLTNQYRVSTMAIGGIGAYLVVFDKQKILSFIYKKQTQWIVYFVTLVLLCAKIHIPIIHWEFYSVLFTIIIVNLATNPNSILKLDYPWMNYLGKISYGLYLYNPIMRILSLELVEHLFRADIIGWQMNALYYFFTIISTILISMLSYHVMEKPFLNLKKRFSPAKNLTVHSA, from the coding sequence ATGCTGAAAGAAAACAAATCAACGTATTTACCTAACTTAGATGGACTTCGTTTCTTAGGTTCATTGTTTATTATTTTATTCCACATTGAAAATTTAAAAATGAATTTAGGTACCCCTGTTATTAATTGGTTTGCTTATTTTCATCCTCTTGGTAATTTGGACGTAACCTTGTTTTTTGTACTTAGTGGTTTTATCATTACGTATTTATTATTAAAGGAAAAAGAACGCACAGAAACTATTAATCTCAAAAATTTTTATATCCGCAGAATACTTAAAATTTGGCCCCTTTATTTTTTTATTGTGTTTATAGGGCTTTTTGTATTGCCACATTTCGACTTTTATTTTTACCACGACTATTCCACTTGCGTTGGAAATCATTTTTCAATGCTTTTGGTCAGCTGTCTTTTCTTCTTTCCTCCGCTTATCCAGTCGCTCCATTTTTCAATAGGTGCTATATGGACAATTAGAGTGGAAGAATTTTTTTATCTTTTTTGGCCCATTCTTTTGAAAAATAAAAAGAATTACATGAAACTGTTTTTTATTGTTATTGGCATTAGCTTAGTTTTACGTAATGGATATTTCGTAATTATCCTTATGGAAAAATATTTTCACGTAGATTTTTTTTATTTGCAACATTCAGCAAAAAAAATATTTAACCTGACAAATCAATATCGTGTCAGTACCATGGCGATTGGTGGAATTGGAGCTTATTTGGTGGTGTTTGATAAACAGAAAATACTTTCTTTTATTTACAAAAAGCAAACACAATGGATTGTATATTTTGTAACGCTCGTACTTTTATGTGCAAAAATTCATATCCCAATTATTCATTGGGAATTTTATTCGGTATTATTTACTATTATCATTGTAAACCTTGCTACCAACCCGAATTCTATTTTAAAATTAGATTATCCTTGGATGAATTATCTCGGAAAAATATCTTATGGTTTATATCTCTATAATCCAATCATGCGTATTTTATCGTTGGAATTAGTGGAGCACCTTTTTAGAGCTGATATAATAGGTTGGCAAATGAATGCGTTGTATTATTTTTTCACGATAATTTCTACCATTCTTATTTCCATGCTTTCTTATCACGTGATGGAAAAACCTTTCTTGAATTTGAAAAAACGATTTAGTCCTGCTAAAAATTTAACGGTTCATTCCGCTTAA
- a CDS encoding Ig-like domain-containing domain translates to MKKIIFQSFFLILLAACAQIVHPTGGPKDVTPPKVVKYMPDSATVNFNAKKISITFNEYIQLINLTDQLIISPPMKKDPDIKIKNKTLTIDLKDSLLKNTTYAISFGSAVADITEGNKMDDFRYVFSTGTYIDSLSLKGKVQNAFDHQTEKGILVMLYRDLNDSIPCKKTPDYFSKTKADGTFKINNIRNGTYKLFVLKDANSNYLYDTPEEMIGFAANPISIQHNDTAHIELFKPTDTITYVKKSFSPQYGKIEIIFNRPLENVSLIPLNEKPIIALLKPSVTKDTLDYWYTGVKSDSLLLQVSYGKKILDTVRQELIQKEDAFNPKKKNKIHLYVKTNVQNGTFFDLEQPILLSFSNPISSYAVSKIKILHGKDTIAFKMKDAEKYAQNFFISAKLEADTSYQLYFPAGTFIDIFGLKNDTLKTTFKMESQSFYGTAKLKINIPPASGDYIVQLMDDKQNILKSSIISGSSVLNYTYLHPGNYKVKLIYDVNKNGVWDTGNYFKKTAPEKIIFYGGVFTTRSDWDLDLTWDVK, encoded by the coding sequence ATCGTTTTTTTTAATATTACTCGCTGCTTGCGCACAAATAGTTCATCCAACAGGCGGACCGAAAGATGTAACGCCACCCAAAGTGGTGAAATATATGCCCGATAGCGCTACTGTAAATTTCAATGCAAAAAAAATTTCCATCACGTTTAATGAATACATTCAGTTGATTAATTTGACGGATCAACTCATCATTTCTCCGCCGATGAAAAAAGATCCCGATATCAAAATAAAAAATAAAACGTTGACGATTGATTTGAAAGATTCGCTTTTAAAAAACACCACGTACGCGATTAGTTTCGGCAGCGCTGTTGCGGATATTACAGAAGGCAATAAAATGGATGATTTCAGATATGTTTTTTCAACGGGCACGTATATTGATTCACTTTCCTTGAAAGGCAAGGTGCAGAACGCTTTTGATCATCAAACAGAAAAAGGAATTTTGGTGATGTTGTATCGTGATTTGAATGATTCTATTCCTTGTAAAAAAACGCCAGATTATTTTTCAAAGACCAAAGCAGATGGAACTTTTAAAATCAATAATATTCGAAATGGTACCTATAAATTATTTGTGTTGAAAGATGCAAACAGCAATTATTTGTACGATACACCCGAGGAAATGATTGGTTTTGCTGCTAATCCAATTTCTATTCAGCACAACGATACGGCACATATCGAACTTTTTAAACCCACTGATACGATTACGTATGTAAAAAAAAGTTTTTCGCCGCAATACGGAAAAATCGAAATTATATTCAATCGTCCGCTCGAAAATGTGTCGCTTATTCCATTGAATGAAAAACCAATTATTGCGCTTTTAAAACCCTCAGTAACCAAAGATACGCTGGATTATTGGTACACCGGAGTAAAATCAGATTCACTTCTTTTACAAGTGAGTTACGGGAAAAAAATTCTTGATACGGTGCGACAAGAATTGATACAAAAAGAAGATGCTTTTAATCCAAAAAAGAAAAATAAAATTCATTTGTACGTAAAAACAAATGTGCAAAACGGAACTTTTTTTGATTTAGAACAGCCTATTTTATTAAGTTTTTCAAATCCAATTTCAAGTTATGCTGTTTCGAAAATAAAAATTTTACACGGAAAAGATACGATTGCATTTAAAATGAAGGATGCTGAAAAGTATGCGCAGAATTTTTTTATTTCTGCAAAATTAGAGGCAGATACTTCGTATCAATTGTATTTTCCTGCAGGCACTTTCATAGATATTTTCGGATTGAAAAACGATACCCTGAAAACAACATTTAAAATGGAATCGCAAAGTTTTTATGGAACCGCAAAATTGAAAATTAATATTCCGCCAGCAAGCGGAGATTATATTGTACAACTAATGGACGATAAGCAAAATATACTGAAATCATCTATTATTTCCGGCTCTTCGGTTTTAAATTACACGTATTTGCATCCAGGAAATTACAAAGTAAAACTCATTTACGATGTCAATAAAAATGGTGTTTGGGATACTGGAAATTATTTCAAAAAAACAGCTCCCGAAAAAATAATTTTTTACGGAGGCGTATTTACCACTCGCTCCGATTGGGATTTGGATTTGACTTGGGATGTGAAATAA